One stretch of Streptomyces sp. A2-16 DNA includes these proteins:
- a CDS encoding RDD family protein → MSSEPPPGPGPQQPDDDPFRKQPPPAEGSGSPYNTPPPPPSYGGSPYGAGDPYGGGPTDPLAGMPPLAPSGRRTLARIIDLILVGIVVWLITWGFGVSEYNVDSDDMQYGKSLAQSALAAVLYIAYDTVLMSRSGQTLGKKWLGMRVANLDNGSTPSVQTTLIRSAVLWIPFAFCCACIWTAISGGWSYFDKPYKQGLHDKAAKTVVVTV, encoded by the coding sequence ATGAGCAGTGAACCGCCCCCCGGCCCCGGCCCGCAGCAGCCGGATGACGACCCGTTCAGGAAGCAGCCCCCGCCTGCCGAGGGCTCGGGATCGCCGTACAACACCCCACCGCCACCGCCGTCGTACGGCGGAAGTCCCTACGGCGCCGGTGACCCGTACGGCGGCGGACCCACCGACCCGCTGGCCGGCATGCCCCCGCTGGCCCCCAGCGGCAGGCGCACGCTCGCCCGGATCATCGACCTGATCCTGGTGGGCATCGTCGTCTGGCTGATCACCTGGGGCTTCGGGGTGAGCGAGTACAACGTGGACAGCGACGACATGCAGTACGGCAAGTCGCTGGCCCAGTCGGCGCTCGCCGCGGTGCTCTACATCGCCTACGACACCGTCCTGATGTCCCGGTCCGGGCAGACGCTCGGCAAGAAGTGGCTGGGCATGCGGGTGGCGAACCTCGACAACGGCTCCACGCCCTCCGTGCAGACCACGCTGATCCGCTCGGCGGTCCTGTGGATCCCCTTCGCCTTCTGCTGCGCCTGCATCTGGACCGCCATCTCCGGCGGCTGGAGCTACTTCGACAAGCCCTACAAGCAGGGCCTGCACGACAAGGCGGCGAAGACGGTGGTGGTCACCGTCTGA
- a CDS encoding RDD family protein, with protein sequence MSAPTPAPGDDRPREGYYPDPSIPGYVRYWNGASWVPGTSRPAPADGEPLAPPPGSGPAPAPSPVEETGPHFFDEDPAEAPPHPDTQHGSRPEPASAWAADRAHQAGFGGDQDRRVSWGSPQAQQGTPQGIPPQGAQQGPQGAQHGVPQTPQGADPRVPGPGRPVGDSSPARPDGHAARTDGTATIPPAEPDEDGGTRVFRRPAAASGGAGAARQSDEGTMTFRALSPRTAQQGAGPGAQNGSTPGPAYSGPTAQGGPAVGAQPSAAGGTATPENSGAPGFGAGKAAAQRAAAGPQGPASAAATALPGPQQSAPASGPQTAPPGVPQQGVGAQVAATPMSQGPGGGQPSWAQQVHRLAGPDEEQPAPWKPPVEDIFQAAARRQASARPAGLGKRLAARLLDTLVVGAITAVAAVPLGTKAADHINEKIDAAKLSGRTVTVWLLDGTTSVYLGIVVAVLLVAGVLYEALPTAKWGRTLGKKLLGLEVRDIEGHEPPEFGASLRRWLVYSVPGLLGIGLVGVAWCLFDRPWHQCWHDKAAHTFVAG encoded by the coding sequence ATGAGCGCCCCAACCCCGGCACCCGGTGACGACAGGCCCCGCGAGGGCTATTACCCGGACCCGTCCATTCCTGGATATGTCCGTTACTGGAACGGCGCCTCCTGGGTGCCGGGCACCAGCCGTCCCGCCCCGGCGGACGGCGAACCGCTCGCGCCCCCGCCCGGCAGCGGCCCCGCGCCGGCCCCGTCGCCGGTGGAAGAGACGGGCCCGCACTTCTTCGACGAGGACCCGGCCGAGGCACCCCCGCACCCGGACACCCAGCACGGCAGCCGTCCCGAACCCGCGTCCGCGTGGGCCGCCGACCGGGCCCACCAGGCGGGCTTCGGCGGCGACCAGGACCGCCGGGTCTCGTGGGGGTCCCCGCAGGCCCAGCAGGGGACGCCTCAGGGGATTCCTCCGCAAGGGGCCCAGCAGGGGCCGCAGGGCGCTCAGCACGGCGTGCCACAGACTCCGCAGGGCGCCGACCCCAGGGTGCCCGGCCCGGGGCGGCCCGTCGGCGACTCCTCCCCGGCCCGGCCGGACGGGCACGCGGCCCGTACTGACGGCACGGCGACGATCCCGCCCGCCGAGCCGGACGAGGACGGCGGCACCCGCGTCTTCCGCAGGCCCGCGGCCGCGTCCGGGGGAGCGGGAGCCGCCCGGCAGTCCGACGAGGGCACCATGACGTTCCGCGCGCTCTCCCCGCGCACGGCGCAGCAGGGCGCGGGTCCCGGGGCGCAGAACGGGAGCACGCCCGGACCCGCGTATTCCGGTCCCACCGCGCAGGGCGGCCCCGCCGTCGGCGCCCAGCCCTCCGCGGCGGGCGGCACCGCCACCCCCGAGAACTCCGGTGCACCCGGTTTCGGGGCCGGCAAGGCCGCCGCCCAGCGCGCCGCCGCGGGCCCCCAGGGTCCCGCCTCCGCCGCCGCTACGGCCCTGCCAGGCCCCCAGCAGTCCGCCCCCGCCTCCGGCCCGCAGACGGCCCCTCCGGGCGTGCCCCAGCAGGGCGTCGGAGCCCAGGTGGCCGCCACCCCCATGAGCCAGGGCCCCGGTGGCGGTCAGCCCTCCTGGGCGCAGCAGGTGCACCGGCTCGCCGGGCCCGACGAGGAGCAGCCCGCGCCCTGGAAGCCGCCGGTCGAGGACATCTTTCAGGCCGCCGCCCGCCGCCAGGCCTCCGCCAGGCCCGCCGGACTCGGCAAGCGTCTGGCCGCACGGCTCCTCGACACCCTGGTCGTCGGCGCGATCACCGCCGTGGCCGCCGTCCCCCTCGGCACCAAGGCGGCCGACCACATCAACGAGAAGATCGACGCGGCCAAGCTGTCCGGGCGGACCGTGACGGTCTGGCTCCTCGACGGCACCACGTCGGTGTACCTCGGCATCGTGGTCGCCGTGCTCCTCGTCGCCGGTGTGCTGTACGAGGCGCTGCCCACCGCGAAGTGGGGCCGCACCCTCGGCAAGAAGCTGCTCGGTCTGGAGGTGCGGGACATCGAGGGCCACGAGCCCCCGGAGTTCGGCGCGTCCCTGCGTCGCTGGCTCGTCTACAGCGTTCCGGGCCTGCTCGGCATCGGCCTCGTGGGCGTCGCCTGGTGCCTGTTCGACCGGCCGTGGCACCAGTGCTGGCACGACAAAGCGGCGCATACGTTCGTGGCGGGCTGA
- a CDS encoding SsgA family sporulation/cell division regulator, with protein sequence MHHTVVERELELKLILSPERSIPVPARLGYRSDDPFAVHVTFHIGSDHPVHWTFARELLVEGVFRPCGHGDVRVWPTKVAGRGVVLMALSSPDGDALLEAPAAQVSAWLERTLRAVPPGSEAEQLGIDDGLAELLARTPADDLWLCDPWPSDESADGE encoded by the coding sequence ATGCACCACACGGTGGTAGAGCGCGAACTGGAGCTCAAACTCATCCTGTCGCCCGAGCGCAGCATCCCGGTCCCGGCCCGGCTGGGCTACCGCAGCGACGACCCCTTCGCCGTCCACGTCACCTTCCACATCGGCTCGGACCACCCGGTCCACTGGACCTTCGCCCGCGAACTCCTCGTGGAGGGGGTGTTCCGCCCGTGCGGGCACGGGGACGTGCGGGTGTGGCCGACGAAGGTCGCCGGCCGCGGTGTCGTGCTGATGGCGCTGAGCTCCCCCGACGGCGACGCCCTCCTGGAGGCCCCGGCCGCCCAGGTCTCGGCCTGGCTGGAGCGCACGCTGAGGGCGGTCCCCCCGGGCTCCGAGGCGGAGCAGCTCGGCATCGACGACGGCCTCGCCGAGCTGCTGGCCCGTACCCCGGCCGACGACCTGTGGCTGTGCGACCCGTGGCCGAGCGACGAGTCGGCGGACGGGGAGTGA
- a CDS encoding FAD-linked oxidase C-terminal domain-containing protein: protein MIMSRIEAPRDEVTGNLVDRLLSGLPAEAVLIDPDVTAAYANDMASFCPAGIPAVVVLPRTVEQVQHVMRVATELRVPVVPQGARTGLSGAANASDGCIVLSLTRMDRVLEINPVDRIAVVEPGVVNATLSRAVDELGLYYPPDPSSWEMCTIGGNIGTASGGLCCVKYGVTAEYVLGLDVVLADGRLMSTGRRTAKGVAGYDLTRLFVGSEGSLGIVVRAVLALRPKPPAQLVLAAEFASGAAACDAVCRIMEGGHVPSLLELMDRTTVKAVNDLAHMGLPETTEALLLAAFDTTDPAADLAAVGALCEAAGATQVVPADDAAESELLLQARRLSLTALEAVKGTTMIDDVCVPRSRLGEMLEGTERIAEKYGLTIGVVAHAGDGNTHPTVCFDAADPDESRRARESFDEIMALGLELDGTITGEHGVGVLKKEWLAREIGPVGLEMQRAVKGVFDPLGILNPGKLF, encoded by the coding sequence GTGATCATGAGCCGTATCGAAGCCCCCCGCGACGAGGTCACCGGCAACCTGGTGGACCGCCTGCTCAGCGGTCTGCCCGCCGAGGCCGTCCTCATCGACCCGGACGTCACGGCCGCCTACGCCAACGACATGGCGAGCTTCTGCCCGGCCGGCATCCCCGCCGTGGTCGTCCTGCCGCGCACGGTCGAACAGGTCCAGCACGTCATGCGCGTCGCCACCGAACTGCGCGTCCCCGTCGTCCCCCAGGGCGCCCGCACGGGCCTGTCGGGCGCGGCCAACGCCTCCGACGGCTGCATCGTGCTGTCCCTGACCAGGATGGACCGCGTCCTGGAGATCAACCCGGTCGACCGCATCGCCGTCGTCGAACCAGGCGTCGTCAACGCGACCCTCTCCCGCGCGGTCGACGAACTCGGCCTCTACTACCCGCCGGACCCCTCCAGCTGGGAGATGTGCACGATCGGCGGCAACATCGGCACCGCGTCCGGCGGGCTGTGCTGTGTGAAGTACGGGGTGACGGCGGAGTACGTCCTCGGACTGGACGTCGTCCTCGCCGACGGACGGCTCATGTCCACGGGCCGCCGCACCGCCAAGGGAGTCGCCGGATACGACCTGACCCGCCTCTTCGTCGGCTCCGAGGGCTCGCTCGGCATCGTCGTCCGGGCGGTCCTGGCGCTCCGGCCGAAGCCGCCCGCGCAGCTGGTGCTGGCCGCCGAGTTCGCCTCCGGGGCCGCCGCCTGCGACGCGGTGTGCCGGATCATGGAGGGCGGGCACGTGCCGTCCCTCCTCGAACTGATGGACCGTACGACGGTCAAAGCGGTCAACGACCTGGCGCACATGGGGCTCCCGGAGACCACCGAGGCGCTCCTCCTGGCCGCCTTCGACACCACGGACCCGGCGGCCGACCTCGCCGCCGTCGGCGCGCTGTGCGAGGCCGCGGGCGCCACCCAGGTCGTCCCGGCCGACGACGCGGCCGAGTCCGAGCTGCTCCTCCAGGCCCGCAGGCTGTCCCTGACTGCCCTCGAAGCGGTCAAGGGCACCACGATGATCGACGACGTGTGCGTGCCCCGCTCGCGGCTCGGCGAGATGCTCGAAGGGACCGAGCGGATCGCCGAGAAGTACGGGCTCACCATCGGTGTCGTCGCCCACGCCGGAGACGGCAACACCCACCCCACGGTCTGCTTCGACGCCGCCGACCCGGACGAGTCCCGCCGGGCCCGCGAGTCCTTCGACGAGATCATGGCGCTCGGCCTGGAGCTCGACGGCACGATCACCGGGGAGCACGGGGTGGGCGTACTGAAGAAGGAGTGGCTGGCGCGCGAGATCGGACCGGTGGGGCTGGAGATGCAGCGGGCGGTGAAGGGGGTCTTCGACCCGCTGGGGATCCTGAACCCGGGCAAGCTGTTCTGA
- a CDS encoding tetratricopeptide repeat protein — translation MENQATQNRPKELPQERPEERRARLHGRVVIAALAGCAVLGTVLMLLPAEPPAARAPAPAPGAQALTAVTAGVPAALPDLAALIGERESHLRGHPGDAESWAVLGTAYVEQGRRTADTAFYPKAEDALRTSLKVRRSAGALGGLAALANARRDFGAARTWAEAARRLEPKRWTTYPALIDAYTGLGDYKAAHRTLERLLELRSGPAVMARAAAVYRDRGWREDAAAQLSDAAAGARAPAERAAYLERAGQLAWERGDRENALRYFQEAVRLDPDQRAAQAGQGRALAALGRTTEALNAYRMAFAKQPLPQYALELGELYESLGLGQAARVQYDLLRAAAERAAAGGADEELVLGQFEADHGEPAAAVRRLRAEWRRQPGIAVADALGWALHRAGADQEALRYARIATDKAHGGGVRSAPYAYHLGMIERELGQYAPARRHLEEALRINPWFSLSRARAAREALAALGDVPDEGVPVMDAKGVTPRPYR, via the coding sequence ATGGAGAACCAAGCCACGCAGAACCGGCCGAAGGAGCTGCCGCAGGAGCGCCCGGAGGAGCGCCGGGCCCGGCTGCACGGACGGGTGGTGATCGCCGCGCTCGCGGGCTGCGCGGTGCTCGGTACGGTGCTGATGCTGCTGCCCGCCGAGCCTCCGGCGGCCCGCGCTCCCGCCCCGGCCCCGGGGGCCCAGGCGCTGACGGCGGTCACGGCCGGGGTGCCGGCCGCCCTGCCCGACCTGGCGGCGCTGATCGGTGAGCGGGAGAGCCATCTGCGCGGGCACCCCGGGGACGCCGAGTCGTGGGCGGTGCTGGGGACGGCGTACGTCGAGCAGGGGCGGCGTACGGCCGACACGGCGTTCTATCCGAAGGCCGAGGACGCGCTGCGGACGTCCCTGAAGGTGCGCAGGAGCGCGGGGGCCCTCGGAGGTCTGGCCGCTCTCGCGAACGCGCGCCGGGACTTCGGGGCCGCGCGGACCTGGGCCGAGGCGGCACGGCGGCTGGAGCCGAAGCGGTGGACGACATATCCGGCGCTGATCGACGCGTACACCGGGCTCGGCGACTACAAGGCGGCCCATCGGACGCTGGAGCGGCTGCTGGAACTGCGCTCGGGTCCCGCGGTGATGGCCCGGGCGGCGGCCGTGTACCGGGACCGTGGGTGGCGTGAGGACGCGGCGGCTCAGCTGTCCGACGCGGCGGCGGGGGCGCGGGCGCCGGCCGAGCGGGCCGCGTATCTGGAGCGGGCGGGGCAGCTCGCGTGGGAGCGCGGCGACCGCGAGAACGCGCTGCGGTACTTCCAGGAGGCGGTCCGGCTCGACCCCGACCAGCGGGCCGCGCAGGCCGGGCAGGGGCGGGCGCTGGCGGCGCTGGGCCGCACGACGGAGGCCCTGAACGCCTACCGGATGGCGTTCGCGAAGCAGCCGCTGCCGCAGTACGCCCTGGAGCTGGGCGAGTTGTACGAGTCACTGGGGCTGGGGCAGGCGGCCCGGGTGCAGTACGACCTGCTGCGGGCGGCGGCGGAACGCGCGGCGGCGGGCGGCGCCGACGAGGAGCTGGTGCTCGGGCAGTTCGAGGCGGACCACGGCGAACCGGCCGCGGCCGTACGGCGGTTGCGGGCCGAGTGGCGACGGCAGCCGGGGATCGCGGTGGCCGACGCGCTGGGCTGGGCGCTGCACCGGGCGGGCGCGGACCAGGAGGCCCTGCGGTACGCCCGGATCGCGACCGACAAGGCGCACGGGGGCGGGGTGCGCAGTGCGCCGTACGCCTATCACCTGGGCATGATCGAGCGGGAGCTGGGACAGTACGCCCCCGCGCGCCGGCACCTCGAGGAGGCCCTGCGGATCAACCCCTGGTTCTCGCTCTCGCGGGCGCGGGCGGCGCGGGAGGCGTTGGCGGCCCTGGGGGACGTGCCGGACGAGGGCGTGCCGGTGATGGACGCGAAGGGGGTCACACCGCGGCCGTACCGATGA
- the nthA gene encoding nitrile hydratase subunit alpha, whose product MSGDHHTDATIARRVRRLETLLEEKGLITGERLDEAIDAFLAESSPANGAQVVARAWTDDSYRARLLADGTAAVQELGFMDGSYQRLRVVENTGSLHNVIVCTLCSCYPLRLLGPSPSWYKSEAYRSRVVREPRAVLREFGLELPADTEITVWDSSAETRYMVLPRRPEGTEALGEQELAALVTRNALIGTAAV is encoded by the coding sequence ATGAGCGGTGACCACCACACCGATGCGACGATCGCCCGGCGGGTACGGCGACTGGAAACCCTCCTGGAGGAGAAGGGGCTGATCACCGGCGAGCGGCTGGACGAGGCGATCGACGCGTTCCTCGCGGAGTCCTCCCCGGCGAACGGGGCCCAGGTCGTGGCCCGCGCCTGGACCGACGACTCCTACCGGGCCCGCCTGCTCGCGGACGGCACCGCCGCCGTCCAGGAACTCGGCTTCATGGACGGCTCGTACCAGCGCCTGCGGGTCGTGGAGAACACCGGGTCCCTGCACAACGTCATCGTCTGCACCCTCTGCTCCTGCTACCCGCTCCGCCTCCTGGGCCCGTCCCCCAGCTGGTACAAGTCCGAGGCCTACCGCTCCCGCGTGGTCCGCGAACCCCGTGCCGTCCTGCGGGAGTTCGGCCTGGAACTGCCCGCCGACACCGAGATCACGGTCTGGGACTCCAGCGCGGAGACCCGCTACATGGTCCTGCCCCGCAGGCCCGAGGGCACGGAAGCACTCGGCGAGCAGGAGCTCGCCGCGCTGGTGACGCGGAACGCCCTCATCGGTACGGCCGCGGTGTGA
- a CDS encoding SH3-like domain-containing protein: MTDAHPAPPDRFPPGTRVRTYRHDPPHHTRLPRYARGKQGVVVEPEGPDELPDISARGRGDAPVEQIYAVRFEARDLWGEGDHHVVLDLWESYLEADEGSGAR; this comes from the coding sequence ATGACTGACGCGCACCCGGCACCCCCCGACCGTTTCCCGCCCGGCACCCGCGTCCGCACCTACCGCCACGACCCGCCCCACCACACCCGCCTGCCGCGGTACGCGCGCGGCAAACAGGGCGTGGTCGTCGAGCCGGAGGGCCCGGACGAACTGCCCGACATCAGCGCCCGGGGGCGCGGGGACGCACCCGTCGAGCAGATCTACGCGGTCCGCTTCGAGGCCCGCGACCTGTGGGGCGAGGGCGACCACCACGTCGTACTGGACCTGTGGGAAAGCTACTTGGAAGCGGACGAAGGGAGCGGGGCCCGATGA
- a CDS encoding SH3-like domain-containing protein: MARINDVGGTQGFGAIDTTDDTEPFHADWEARVVGLFNTLRAQGLFNTNEFRDAIESMPPAEYLAASYYERWFTAICALLERKGVLEPGELDD, from the coding sequence ATGGCCAGGATCAACGACGTGGGCGGCACGCAGGGGTTCGGCGCGATCGACACCACCGACGACACCGAGCCCTTCCACGCGGACTGGGAGGCCCGGGTGGTCGGGCTCTTCAACACCCTGCGCGCACAAGGGCTCTTCAACACCAACGAGTTCCGGGACGCGATCGAGTCGATGCCGCCGGCTGAGTACCTGGCGGCGTCCTACTACGAGCGCTGGTTCACCGCGATCTGCGCCCTGCTGGAACGCAAGGGCGTGCTCGAGCCGGGTGAGCTCGATGACTGA
- the hppD gene encoding 4-hydroxyphenylpyruvate dioxygenase, whose translation MTQTTHRTPDTARQADPFPVKGMDAVVFAVGNAKQAAHYYSTAFGMRLVAYSGPENGSRETASYVLENGSARFVFTSVIKPATPWGHFLAQHVAEHGDGVIDLAIEVPDARRAHAYAVEHGARSVAEPYELKDEHGTVVLAAIATYGETRHTLVERSGYDGPYLPGYTEAAPIVEPPAHRTFQAVDHCVGNVELGRMNEWVGFYNKVMGFTNMKEFVGDDIATEYSALMSKVVADGTLKVKFPINEPAIAKKKSQIDEYLEFYGGAGVQHIALNTNDIVQTVRTMRAAGVQFLDTPDSYYDTLGEWVGDTRVPVDTLRELKILADRDEDGYLLQIFTKPVQDKPTVFFELIERHGSMGFGKGNFKALFEAIEREQEKRGNL comes from the coding sequence ATGACGCAGACCACACACCGCACTCCCGACACCGCCCGGCAGGCCGACCCCTTCCCGGTCAAGGGAATGGACGCGGTCGTCTTCGCCGTCGGCAACGCCAAGCAGGCGGCGCACTACTACTCGACCGCCTTCGGCATGCGGCTCGTCGCCTACTCCGGACCGGAGAACGGCAGCCGCGAGACCGCGAGCTACGTGCTGGAGAACGGCTCCGCCCGGTTCGTGTTCACCTCGGTCATCAAGCCCGCCACCCCCTGGGGCCACTTCCTCGCCCAGCACGTGGCCGAGCACGGCGACGGGGTGATCGACCTCGCCATCGAGGTCCCGGACGCCCGCCGCGCCCACGCCTACGCCGTCGAGCACGGCGCCCGCTCGGTCGCCGAGCCGTACGAGCTGAAGGACGAGCACGGCACCGTCGTCCTCGCCGCGATCGCCACCTACGGCGAAACCCGCCACACCCTGGTCGAGCGCAGCGGCTACGACGGCCCGTACCTGCCCGGCTACACCGAGGCCGCCCCGATCGTGGAGCCGCCCGCCCACCGCACCTTCCAGGCCGTCGACCACTGCGTCGGCAACGTCGAGCTCGGCCGGATGAACGAGTGGGTCGGCTTCTACAACAAGGTCATGGGCTTCACGAACATGAAGGAGTTCGTGGGCGACGACATCGCCACCGAGTACAGCGCGCTGATGTCGAAGGTCGTGGCCGACGGCACCCTCAAGGTGAAGTTCCCGATCAACGAGCCCGCCATCGCCAAGAAGAAGTCCCAGATCGACGAGTACCTGGAGTTCTACGGCGGCGCGGGCGTCCAGCACATCGCGCTGAACACCAACGACATCGTGCAGACCGTGCGGACCATGCGGGCGGCGGGAGTCCAGTTCCTCGACACCCCGGACTCCTACTACGACACCCTCGGCGAGTGGGTCGGCGACACCCGCGTCCCCGTCGACACGCTCCGGGAGCTGAAGATCCTCGCCGACCGCGACGAGGACGGCTACCTGCTCCAGATCTTCACCAAGCCGGTCCAGGACAAGCCCACCGTGTTCTTCGAACTCATCGAACGGCATGGCTCGATGGGCTTCGGAAAGGGCAACTTCAAGGCGCTCTTCGAGGCCATCGAACGAGAGCAGGAGAAGCGGGGCAACCTCTAG
- a CDS encoding Lrp/AsnC family transcriptional regulator codes for MGIDELDGRIIVLLAREPRIGVLEMSRRLGVARGTVQARLDRLQSNGVIRGFGPQVDPAALGYPVTAFATLQIRQGQGADVRAHLATVPEVLELHTTTGSGDMLCRLVARSNADLQRVIDRVVGFDGIVRAATAIVMENPVPLRIIPLVEQAADPALRE; via the coding sequence GTGGGGATCGACGAGCTGGACGGGCGGATCATCGTGCTCCTCGCGCGCGAGCCGCGGATCGGGGTGCTGGAGATGTCCCGGCGACTGGGGGTGGCCCGCGGGACCGTACAGGCGCGCCTGGACCGGCTTCAGTCGAACGGGGTCATCCGGGGATTCGGTCCGCAGGTCGATCCGGCGGCCCTCGGCTACCCCGTGACTGCGTTCGCCACGCTCCAGATCCGGCAGGGCCAGGGGGCCGACGTGCGGGCGCACCTGGCGACCGTGCCGGAGGTCCTGGAGCTGCACACCACCACCGGCAGCGGGGACATGCTGTGCCGACTGGTGGCCCGCTCCAACGCCGATCTCCAGCGCGTGATCGACCGGGTCGTCGGTTTCGACGGGATCGTCCGGGCCGCCACCGCGATCGTCATGGAGAACCCCGTTCCGCTGCGGATCATCCCGCTGGTGGAGCAGGCGGCGGATCCGGCCCTTCGGGAGTGA
- a CDS encoding helix-turn-helix domain-containing protein: MPEEPDVRKLDARSLRGLAHPLRMELLNALRRRGPATASMLAERLGESSGATSYHLRQLAEHGFIADAPEHGKGRERWWKAVDQGLTFDTAEFEGAGPEVRGMAEIYLHEVAATHARELSGWLSTRDRWPAEWAQSSDMSDMTLQLTPELAAELIGRMHALINDYRGRVTDEDPGTEQVRVHTHLFPSATD; this comes from the coding sequence ATGCCGGAAGAGCCAGACGTACGGAAACTCGACGCCCGTTCACTGCGCGGGCTGGCCCATCCCCTGCGGATGGAACTGCTCAACGCCCTGCGCCGGCGCGGTCCCGCGACCGCGTCGATGCTCGCCGAGCGCCTGGGCGAGTCCAGCGGCGCGACCAGCTACCACCTGCGCCAGCTCGCCGAGCACGGCTTCATCGCGGACGCCCCGGAGCACGGGAAGGGGCGCGAGCGGTGGTGGAAGGCCGTGGACCAGGGACTGACCTTCGACACCGCCGAGTTCGAGGGCGCGGGACCGGAAGTGCGCGGGATGGCGGAGATCTACCTGCACGAGGTGGCCGCCACCCACGCCCGCGAGCTGTCCGGCTGGCTCAGCACCCGGGACCGCTGGCCGGCCGAGTGGGCCCAGAGCTCCGACATGAGCGACATGACGCTCCAGCTCACCCCCGAGCTGGCCGCCGAACTCATCGGCAGGATGCACGCCCTGATCAACGACTACCGCGGCCGGGTCACCGACGAGGACCCCGGCACCGAGCAAGTACGCGTCCACACGCACCTGTTCCCCTCCGCCACGGACTGA
- a CDS encoding S16 family serine protease has product MLSRLTRPRAVAVCALPVVALIATALFVPLPFSLAQPGMTANVLGDNKGAEVITIAGARTRATSGQLRMTTIEATGPDTHVSLGDLFDSWFRTDRAVMPRDAVYPSGQSVKEIEEHNTAQMKESQDAATEAALKYLDLNDGKVKVTLKLADVGGPSAGLLFTLGIIDKLDGDGAGGDLTGGRTIAGTGTIDEDGTVGAVGGVALKTQAAKRDGATVFLVPKEECADAKAELPKGLRLIPVKSLKGAVSALTALESGKGSVPAC; this is encoded by the coding sequence GTGCTCTCTCGCCTCACGCGCCCCCGGGCCGTCGCCGTCTGTGCCCTGCCCGTCGTGGCGCTGATCGCCACGGCCCTCTTCGTGCCGCTGCCGTTCTCGCTGGCGCAGCCCGGGATGACGGCGAACGTCCTCGGCGACAACAAGGGCGCGGAGGTGATCACGATCGCCGGGGCCAGAACCCGTGCGACGAGCGGGCAGCTGCGGATGACGACCATCGAGGCGACCGGGCCCGACACCCATGTCTCGCTCGGTGACCTCTTCGACAGCTGGTTCCGCACCGACCGGGCGGTCATGCCCCGTGACGCGGTCTACCCGAGCGGGCAGAGCGTCAAGGAGATCGAGGAGCACAACACCGCGCAGATGAAGGAGTCCCAGGACGCGGCGACCGAGGCGGCGCTGAAGTACCTGGACCTGAACGACGGGAAGGTGAAGGTCACGCTGAAGCTCGCGGACGTCGGCGGGCCGAGCGCGGGGCTGCTGTTCACGCTGGGGATCATCGACAAGCTCGACGGTGACGGCGCCGGGGGCGACCTCACGGGCGGCCGCACCATCGCCGGGACGGGGACGATCGACGAGGACGGCACGGTCGGAGCGGTGGGCGGCGTGGCGCTGAAGACGCAGGCCGCGAAGCGGGACGGGGCGACGGTGTTCCTGGTCCCGAAGGAGGAGTGCGCCGACGCGAAGGCGGAGCTGCCGAAGGGGCTGCGGCTGATTCCGGTGAAGTCCCTGAAGGGGGCGGTGAGTGCGCTGACCGCACTGGAGTCGGGGAAGGGGTCCGTCCCCGCCTGCTAG